A window from Malania oleifera isolate guangnan ecotype guangnan chromosome 7, ASM2987363v1, whole genome shotgun sequence encodes these proteins:
- the LOC131159546 gene encoding ras-related protein RABH1e, with translation MAVVSPLAKYKLVFLGDQSVGKTSIITRFMYDKFDATYQATIGIDFLSKTMYLEDRTVRLQLWDTAGQERFRSLIPSYIRDSSVAVIVYDVSNRQSFLNTSKWIEEVRTERGSDVIIVLVGNKTDLVDKRQVSTEEGEARSNEFGVMFIETSAKAGFNIKPLFRKIAAALPGMENLSSTKQDDMVDVNLKPTANSSQAEQQGGCSC, from the exons ATGGCGGTGGTTTCCCCATTGGCCAAATACAAGCTGGTGTTCTTGGGCGACCAATCCGTGGGCAAGACCAGCATCATCACGCGCTTCATGTACGACAAGTTCGATGCCACCTACCAG GCTACCATTGGCATTGATTTTCTGTCAAAAACAATGTACCTTGAAGATCGAACCGTTCGTTTGCAACTTTG GGACACTGCTGGGCAAGAGAGATTTAGGAGTCTCATTCCGAGCTACATTAGAGATTCTTCTGTTGCTGTAATTGTCTACGATGTATCTA ATCGACAGTCGTTCCTGAACACTTCTAAGTGGATTGAAGAAGTACGCACAGAGAGAGGCAGTGATGTCATTATTGTTCTTGTTGGGAACAAAACCGATCTTGTCGATAAAAG GCAAGTATCTACAGAGGAAGGAGAAGCACGATCAAATGAATTTGGAGTCATGTTTATAGAAACCAGTGCAAAAGCAGGATTCAATATTAAG CCTCTATTCCGTAAGATCGCTGCTGCCTTGCCAGGGATGGAAAATCTATCATCTACGAAACAGGACGACATGGTTGATGTGAACCTAAAGCCCACCGCCAATTCGTCCCAGGCGGAGCAGCAAGGAGGTTGCTCCTGCTAG